Proteins encoded by one window of Thunnus thynnus chromosome 3, fThuThy2.1, whole genome shotgun sequence:
- the LOC137176603 gene encoding phospholipid phosphatase 3-like: MLDKFGPQTAGVVVSSADLQLKLTDNKSSLAAAGMGMENGTGKKLIEITGPALSKRKLLVGLDLLCLFLASIPFFACELKTVSPYRRGFMCGDPSITYPYLPSEAIPDELLIAGGIIITGLTIALGECYRVRYRAVSSKAFVRNLYVSCLYKELGCFLFGCCVGQSLTNMAKLSVGRLRPHFLSVCGVTYASLNCTPGTYVATVSCHQRDHRLEEEARKSFFSGHASFAMYTMLYLAFYLQARLTWRGARLLRPAIQFFLVLLAVYTGLTRISDYRHHPSDVLTGYIQGAFTAYWVAFHISSMFKSSSSDLSPTPTLDSPLSPNHTVC, translated from the exons ATGTTGGATAAATTTGGACCGCAGACCGCCGGTGTGGTTGTCTCCAGCGCGGACCTCCAGCTCAAACTGACGGACAACAAGAGCAGCCTGGCCGCAGCAGGGATGGGGATGGAGAACGGCACTGGAAAGAAACTCATAGAGATAACTGGACCGGCTTTATCCAAAAGAAAGCTTCTGGTCGGTTTAGACCTGCTGTGCCTCTTCCTCG CTTCCATCCCTTTCTTTGCATGTGAGCTGAAGACAGTGAGTCCATACAGAAGGGGCTTCATGTGCGGGGACCCCAGTATCACCTACCCCTACCTGCCCAGTGAGGCCATACCGGATGAACTGCTCATCGCTGGTGGCATCATCATCACCGGCCTTACA ATCGCCCTCGGGGAGTGTTACCGGGTGCGTTACCGCGCCGTAAGCTCCAAGGCCTTTGTCAGGAACCTGTATGTGTCCTGTCTGTACAAGGAGCTGGGCTGCTTCCTGTTCGGCTGCTGTGTTGGCCAATCACTGACCAACATGGCCAAGCTGAGCGTCGGCCGGCTGCGGCCACACTTCCTATCTGTGTGTGGTGTCACCTACGCGTCGCTCAACTGCACGCCAGGGACCTACGTTGCAACAGTGAGCTGCCACCAGCGCGACCACCGGTTAGAGGAGGAGGCCAG GAAGTCCTTCTTCTCTGGTCACGCGTCCTTCGCGATGTACACAATGCTCTATTTAGCT TTTTACCTGCAGGCGCGGTTGACATGGCGTGGGGCTCGGCTGCTGAGGCCTGCGATCCAGTTCTTCCTGGTTCTGCTGGCAGTCTACACAGGTCTGACCCGCATCTCAGACTACAGGCACCACCCGTCCGACGTGCTAACTGGTTACATACAGGGAGCCTTCACTGCTTACTGGGTG GCCTTCCACATCTCGTCCATGTTTAAAAGCTCCAGCTCAGATCTGTCTCCTACTCCAACTTTGGACAGCCCCTTGTCACCCAATCATACTGTCTGTTAA
- the LOC137176619 gene encoding uncharacterized protein yields MGHQNTEMDIESLQKSDRRRGGWLDLFLVVSIIFLFVAVTAVAVGGVTVVMELRSELNSSPPSLEAENLRLRDTSSPAYKMQKFAYLEANSSKVKNSTMSWDPVNYGTGDSVGSNFYFNKKQQSLELKQAGTYFMYIDLKFICTYSCSPGLLSVRLGNKLTCEVELPADSTPVSRKCWTVSRVEENTRLLAQMTAPKVEQQYWKLDLKSSGFGVFLVD; encoded by the exons ATGGgacaccaaaacacagaaatggaCATAGAGTCTCTTCAGAAGAGCGACCGCCGGCGTGGAGGCTGGCTGGACCTTTTCCTCGTCGTGTCCATTATTTTCCTATTTGTGGCGGTGACGGCTGTGGCTGTCGGTGGAGTGACGGTTGTGATGGAGCTGCGGTCCGAATTGaactcctctcctccctccctagAGGCTGAGAATTTAAGGTTAAGAGACACATCATCCCCAGCATacaag ATGCAGAAATTTGCCTACCTGGAAGCCAACTCAA GCAAGGTGAAGAACTCCACCATGTCCTGGGATCCAGTCAATTACGGCACAGGGGATTCTGTCGGAAGCAACTTCTATTTTAACAAAAAGCAACAATCACTGGAGCTCAAACAGGCAGGGACCTACTTCATGTACATTGATCTCAAATTCATCTGCACCTACAGTTGCAGCCCAGGTCTCCTCAGTGTGCGTCTGGGTAATAAGCTCACCTGTGAGGTGGAGCTTCCAGCAGACTCAACACCTGTGAGCAGGAAGTGCTGGACAGTGAGCCGGGTGGAAGAGAACACACGGCTGCTCGCTCAGATGACTGCACCAAAGGTGGAACAGCAGTACTGGAAACTGGATCTCAAGAGCTCAGGATTCGGGGTGTTCCTCGTGGACTAA